The Apostichopus japonicus isolate 1M-3 chromosome 20, ASM3797524v1, whole genome shotgun sequence genome contains a region encoding:
- the LOC139961837 gene encoding uncharacterized protein isoform X8 translates to MKERNWKKAAAVLQTVGGPVREWTTVRKKWRELASKAKAYKAPKTGGGPPVLEDALYEKVLGLLAKVVVCGILSEDDMASSQKAIYSVESEHASKPTPSVPSPVEPLRPQMSFQYRPAAVRQLPDSGGALGYSAS, encoded by the exons ATGAAGGAAAG AAACTGGAAGAAGGCAGCAGCGGTCCTGCAAACAGTTGGAGGACCAGTACGGGAGTGGACTACGGTCCGAAAGAAATGGAGAGAATTGGCTTCCAAGGCCAAAGCCTACAAAGCCCCCAAGACAG GTGGTGGTCCCCCAGTGCTGGAAGATGCTCTCTATGAGAAAGTTCTGGGGTTGCTAGCCAAAGTGGTGGTTTGCGGCATATTGTCTGAGGATGATATGGCAAGCTCACAG AAGGCCATCTATTCTGTTGAATCAGAACATGCCTCGAAGCCAACTCCATCTGTGCCATCTCCAGTAGAGCCACTACGACCACAGATGAGTTTCCAATATCGGCCTGCAGCAGTGAGGCAATTGCCAGATTCAGGAGGAGCTCTTGGCTATTCAGCGAGCTAA
- the LOC139961837 gene encoding uncharacterized protein isoform X5, with protein sequence MNMYLICLTLIILNRNWKKAAAVLQTVGGPVREWTTVRKKWRELASKAKAYKAPKTGGGPPVLEDALYEKVLGLLAKVVVCGILSEDDMKAIYSVESEHASKPTPSVPSPVEPLRPQMSFQYRPAAVRQLPDSGGALGYSAS encoded by the exons ATGAAcatgtatttaatttgtttaaccTTGATCATACTCAACAGAAACTGGAAGAAGGCAGCAGCGGTCCTGCAAACAGTTGGAGGACCAGTACGGGAGTGGACTACGGTCCGAAAGAAATGGAGAGAATTGGCTTCCAAGGCCAAAGCCTACAAAGCCCCCAAGACAG GTGGTGGTCCCCCAGTGCTGGAAGATGCTCTCTATGAGAAAGTTCTGGGGTTGCTAGCCAAAGTGGTGGTTTGCGGCATATTGTCTGAGGATGATATG AAGGCCATCTATTCTGTTGAATCAGAACATGCCTCGAAGCCAACTCCATCTGTGCCATCTCCAGTAGAGCCACTACGACCACAGATGAGTTTCCAATATCGGCCTGCAGCAGTGAGGCAATTGCCAGATTCAGGAGGAGCTCTTGGCTATTCAGCGAGCTAA
- the LOC139961837 gene encoding uncharacterized protein isoform X1, producing the protein MATWSPFMEGLTKNFFKCPVCLDQFNEPKQLPCLHRFCNGCLRTVIQASHDGTIECPLCKQRCRIPKDGLDGFKTDFHMKSMLEFIELHKSLEKKDLKQCVSCLKHVVCSAYCFKCRDFLCNECYKVNISSKMFTDHQPSTLKLENMAAKNLTMEEIAAMTEDPRCHFHIKEPAKLCCGTCQNEPVCLVCTHGKHKGHDLIDVNDLAQKERTLLNQNLAELSKLKAKQYALPEKVQMALVKLNENVTKKTKLLTIQHEEQAKKIKDKLAKCNKEREKGAADIENRRGCEKHEITVKHEEEMNRLIMKHQENMKSTDVKYDQELKEFKDNCKETEGEFFKKLGELYSNFKTLTTAKDLLTCQNKNECEEILNKCKQLIKRFENLSATSSSILACNDDWTDAQCFPDIRAASEPMIEEMKQEYPELESLSDFVISDITKFISDKVVITESPESVVDVPGIKAKGYRISGMTSSSDGNIVMTGWVSQDESHITVINMKGEILNQNVLNRKHTFCFRAYRYCCNLPGCNVITVCKPDEIGIYNISDSSYQKKNISGMVKTWPYGRYVWSVTTNPAKNQIIVGTNSREVYVFDYQLNYSHTIVLPDVIKHSDDITVHNGNLLICDNGGGTSYAVTMVTSGSKVLYKFTKPNLSRADLRPVSVCIGMGGFIYMLWHYDCGLLWEDNGELNTVLTQYSRDGRQLLTTMSVADDASCITTSVVDGEEKLMIATYSLGKMYIYGLVPA; encoded by the coding sequence ATGGCTACCTGGAGCCCTTTCATGGAGGGCCTGACAAAAAACTTCTTCAAGTGCCCTGTTTGTTTGGATCAATTTAATGAGCCGAAACAgttaccatgtcttcatcgatTCTGTAACGGTTGCTTGAGAACAGTTATTCAAGCCAGCCATGATGGGACGATTGAATGTCCACTTTGTAAACAGCGATGCCGTATCCCAAAGGATGGATTGGACGGCTTTAAGACTGATTTTCATATGAAGAGTATGCTCGAGTTCATAGAATTGCATAAATCATTGgaaaagaaagatttgaagCAGTGTGTGAGCTGTTTAAAGCATGTGGTATGTTCCGCCTACTGCTTTAAATGTAGAGATTTTTTATGCAACGAATGTTACAAGGTTAATATCAGTagtaaaatgtttactgatCACCAACCAAGCACTCTTAAATTGGAAAATATGGCAGCTAAGAACCTGACCATGGAGGAAATAGCTGCAATGACGGAAGATCCCAGGtgccattttcatatcaaagaaCCAGCCAAATTGTGCTGTGGTACATGCCAAAATGAGCCGGTTTGTTTAGTTTGCACTCACGGTAAGCACAAAGGTCACGATCTCATAGATGTGAATGACCTAGCCCAGAAAGAAAGGACATTACTGAATCAGAACCTCGCTGAACTAAGCAAGCTCAAGGCTAAACAATACGCGTTACCCGAGAAGGTTCAAATGGCGCTagtaaaattgaatgaaaatgttacaaaaaagacaaagttgttgacaattcaacACGAGGAACaggcaaagaaaataaaggataaACTTGCCAAATGTAACAAAGAACGTGAAAAAGGAGCTGCTGACATAGAAAATAGAAGAGGAtgtgaaaaacatgaaataactgTTAAACATGAAGAAGAAATGAACCGATTGATCATGAAAcatcaagaaaatatgaaaagtaccGATGTAAAATATGACCAGGAATTGAAAGAATTTAAGGACAACTGTAAGGAAACTGAGGGTGAATTCTTTAAAAAACTTGGGGAGTTATATAGTAATTTCAAGACCTTGACAACAGCTAAAGATCTTCTTACAtgtcaaaacaaaaacgaatgtgAAGAAATACTGAATAAATGTAAGCAACTTATTAAACGGTTCGAAAATTTATCAGCAACGTCTTCTTCCATTCTTGCATGTAATGACGATTGGACAGACGCACAGTGTTTCCCCGACATAAGAGCAGCCAGTGAACCTATGATCGAAGAAATGAAACAGGAATATCCAGAGttagaatctttatctgattttgtCATCAGTGATATAACAAAATTTATATCTGATAAAGTTGTCATTACAGAAAGCCCAGAGTCTGTTGTTGATGTTCCGGGAATCAAAGCTAAAGGTTACAGGATCAGCGGTATGACAAGTAGTAGCGATGGTAATATCGTTATGACTGGTTGGGTATCACAAGACGAATCACACATCACTGTCATTAACATGAAAGGAGAAATATTAAATCAGAATGTCTTAAATAGAAAACATACATTTTGCTTCCGGGCATATCGTTACTGTTGTAATTTGCCGGGGTGCAATGTAATTACAGTTTGCAAACCGGATGAAATcggtatatataatatttctgaCTCTTCTTACCAAAAGAAGAACATCAGTGGTATGGTTAAGACGTGGCCATATGGTAGGTATGTGTGGTCTGTTACCACGAATCCCGCCAAGAATCAAATCATTGTTGGTACTAACAGCAGAGAAGTGTATGTATTTGATTATCAGCTGAATTACAGTCACACGATAGTACTACCTGATGTAATCAAGCACTCAGATGATATCACTGTCCACAACGGTAATCTTCTGATCTGTGACAATGGGGGTGGGACCTCATATgcagttaccatggtgacatcaGGGAGTAAGGTGCTGTATAAATTCACCAAACCAAATCTAAGTAGAGCTGACTTAAGACCTGTCAGTGTGTGCATAGGCATGGGAGGGTTCATCTACATGTTATGGCATTATGATTGTGGGCTGTTATGGGAAGATAATGGAGAGTTGAACACTGTGCTAACACAATACAGTCGAGATGGTCGGCAATTACTAACAACAATGTCAGTTGCTGACGACGCATCGTGCATTACCACATCCGTAGTAGATGGTGAGGAGAAACTCATGATAGCCACCTATAGCTTGGGAAAGATGTATATATACGGACTAGTACCTGCATAG
- the LOC139961837 gene encoding uncharacterized protein isoform X6 produces MNMYLICLTLIILNRNWKKAAAVLQTVGGPVREWTTVRKKWRELASKAKAYKAPKTGGGPPVLEDALYEKVLGLLAKVVVCGILSEDDMAIYSVESEHASKPTPSVPSPVEPLRPQMSFQYRPAAVRQLPDSGGALGYSAS; encoded by the exons ATGAAcatgtatttaatttgtttaaccTTGATCATACTCAACAGAAACTGGAAGAAGGCAGCAGCGGTCCTGCAAACAGTTGGAGGACCAGTACGGGAGTGGACTACGGTCCGAAAGAAATGGAGAGAATTGGCTTCCAAGGCCAAAGCCTACAAAGCCCCCAAGACAG GTGGTGGTCCCCCAGTGCTGGAAGATGCTCTCTATGAGAAAGTTCTGGGGTTGCTAGCCAAAGTGGTGGTTTGCGGCATATTGTCTGAGGATGATATG GCCATCTATTCTGTTGAATCAGAACATGCCTCGAAGCCAACTCCATCTGTGCCATCTCCAGTAGAGCCACTACGACCACAGATGAGTTTCCAATATCGGCCTGCAGCAGTGAGGCAATTGCCAGATTCAGGAGGAGCTCTTGGCTATTCAGCGAGCTAA
- the LOC139961837 gene encoding uncharacterized protein isoform X4 produces the protein MNMYLICLTLIILNRNWKKAAAVLQTVGGPVREWTTVRKKWRELASKAKAYKAPKTGGGPPVLEDALYEKVLGLLAKVVVCGILSEDDMASSQKAIYSVESEHASKPTPSVPSPVEPLRPQMSFQYRPAAVRQLPDSGGALGYSAS, from the exons ATGAAcatgtatttaatttgtttaaccTTGATCATACTCAACAGAAACTGGAAGAAGGCAGCAGCGGTCCTGCAAACAGTTGGAGGACCAGTACGGGAGTGGACTACGGTCCGAAAGAAATGGAGAGAATTGGCTTCCAAGGCCAAAGCCTACAAAGCCCCCAAGACAG GTGGTGGTCCCCCAGTGCTGGAAGATGCTCTCTATGAGAAAGTTCTGGGGTTGCTAGCCAAAGTGGTGGTTTGCGGCATATTGTCTGAGGATGATATGGCAAGCTCACAG AAGGCCATCTATTCTGTTGAATCAGAACATGCCTCGAAGCCAACTCCATCTGTGCCATCTCCAGTAGAGCCACTACGACCACAGATGAGTTTCCAATATCGGCCTGCAGCAGTGAGGCAATTGCCAGATTCAGGAGGAGCTCTTGGCTATTCAGCGAGCTAA